The DNA region CACACAGCGCCGCGCCGATCGGACGCACCGGACCCCGCGCCGCCCGGGGGCGGACGCGGGGTCCGGGTGGTGGGGGTGCCGTGCCTACCGGGTCGCGCGGCGGCGCCGGGCGGGCAGGATCGCGAGCAGGAGCAGCAGCGCGCCGGCCACCGGGACGGCGTCCGGGAGGCCGGTGGAGGCGATCGGCGTGCCGCCGGTGCCCCCGGTGCCGCCTGTGCCGCCGGTGCCACCCGTGCCGCCGGTGCCACCGGTCCCGCCGGTGCCACCGGTCCCGCCGGTGTTGTCCTTGCCCGTCGTGGAGCCCGGCAGCGTGCCGTCGAACTCCTTGTACAGCGTCTTCCCGGAGAGCTGCCGGACGATGGCGCCGTGCGCCTCGTGCGCGTTGTCCGCCGTCGCCAGGGACTTCGCGCAGGGGCGGACGTAGTTGGTGCAGCCGTCCGCGAAGGCGACCATCACGCGGCCGATCTTGTCGATCGTGATGTCGTTGAAGTCGAGCAGGTTGCGGCAGGTGGAGCTGCCGCCGCGGTTCCACATGCAGCCGCGCTGCACCGGGTCGCCCGGCGTCGCGTCGACCGTCGTCCAGGTCTTGCCGCGGTCGTAGGTGGTCGCGACGTACATGTGCCAGGCCGCGCCGACGTACTTCTCGTCCGCGATGCCGTAGGGCGGCGACTGGAAGTCGCCGTCGGTGGGCGTACCGAGGAACGCGAACGCCGCCCGGTCACCGTCGCCGGCCACGACCTCGGAGAACTCGGTCGCCCGGATCACGTGCGGCGTGACGCCCACGTCGACGCTCGGCGACCACGTGAGGCCGCGGTCGGTGGAGACGGCGATCTTCGGCTTGCCGGTGCCGTCGGCGTAGCCGAAGTACACCGTGCCGTCGCTGCCGACGCCGACCGACGGGTCGGAGGTGCCGGCGATCGCGTCGGGCACCGAGCGCACCGTCCAGGTGAGGCCGGCGTCGGTGGAGACGGCCATGCCCTGCTTGCCCTGGCAGTTGGTGGCCGGCAGGTAGACGGTGCCGTCGTTCGGCGCGACCTTGATGTGGCCGTGCAGCACGCCGCACTCGCCCTGGATCGCGGGGATCGCGACGTCGAACGTCAGGCCGCCGTTGACCGAGCGCGAGCAGAGCGCCGCGACGGCGCCCTGGGCGCAGTAGTAGACGGCGTGCGGGTAGGCCGCGCCCGCGGGCGCCAGCGAGGGCGGGTACGGACCGCCGCCGATCGACTGGTGGTCGAGCACGGTGCCGCCGCCGCAGCCCTCGGTCTGGATGTAGGGCGGCCCGTCGTTGTCGGTGAACGCCGCCATGCTGCAGATCAGCAGGAGCTGCGAGACGAACGTGCGCCCGGTCTTGCGGTCGGTGAACAGGATCGGGTCGAGCGTGACGACCCCCTCCTGCGGCGCCGACACGTCGGTCCAGGTGGAGGTGCGCTTGGCGTCGTCGAAGGCCACCTTGTACTGGTTGAGGTTGGCCATGAAGATCGTCGCGTCGGTCTTCTCGTTGTAGCCGACCGACGGCTCGCCCGAGTCGGCCGCGATGGCCTTGGGCGCGGTGAACTGCGCGTACGTCGGCGGGGTCACGCCGGTCGCCGGGTGCCCGGTGGGCTTGCTGACCAGGATCTCGACCTTGCCGGTGTACGGCATGGGGGCCGGGTTCTGGAACGGGCAGGCGATCGCGGTGTAGACGCCGGGCTTGACGAGCGTGATCGACGCCGACTCGAACGTCTGGCCGCCCGTGTCGGACTCGCCGACGACGCTGCCGTCGGGGCCGAGGACCAGCAGCTTCTCGTCCTGGACGCCGCCGTTCTGCGACTCGGGGTTCCAGTCCATGGAGAAGACGGCGGTGACGTCGAGGGTCGGGTCGAGGCCGGGCGGGACGTTGATCTGGATCGTCTCGCGGTCGCCCTTGGTGGGGTCGGCCTCGTCGCAGACGGCCAGCGGGTCGCCGACGAGGATCACCGACGTCCCCTGCGGGATCGTGCCCTCCCAGCCGGCCGACACCTCCCCGGGGGAGGTGGGCACGGTGATGGTGTGGTCGGCCGCGGCGGCGCCGGCGACGGTGGTGGTGCCGAGGCCGGCGACGGCGAGCAACGTGCAGCCCGCGAGCGCCAGGGCGACGCGGCGGCGGGAGGACGGCATGCGCATGGGTTACCCCTGCTGGTCAGGAAGGACTGGCTCCGCCTAGTCTGACACCTCCCTGGGACAGAAACCGGGTGAGGGCTCAGGTTGTGTGCAACGCGCGGACGCTGTGGATGGTGTCCGCCTCGCCCGCCGGCTTGTCGTCGCGGTAGCGGAGCACCCGCGCGAACCGCAGCGCGACGCCGCCCGGGTAGCGCGGCGAGGTCTGCACGCCGTCGAACGCGATCTCCACGACCAGCTCGGGCCGGACGAACACCTGCCGCGCGTTGCGCGAGGTCTCCAGCTCGAGGAGACGCCCGGTCTGCCAGGCGAGCAGCTCGTCGGTGAGCCCCTTGAACGTCTTGCCGAGCATCACCCAGCCGCCCGCGTCGGGGTCGCGCGCGCCGAGGTGCAGGTTGGACAGCCAGCCGCGGCGCCGGCCGTGGCCCCACTCGGCGGCGAGCACGACGAGGTCGAGGGTGTGCCTCGGCTTGACCTTCAGCCAGCCGGCGCCGCGGCGTCCCGCCTCGTACGGGAGGTCGAGACCCTTGGCGACGACGCCCTCGTGGCCGCGGCCGACGGCGTCGTCGAAGAACGCCCGCGCCGCCTCCTCGTCGCCGGTGACCGTGCGCGGGACGAGCAGGCCCGCGGGCACGGCGGCGGCGAGCGCGGCCCAGCGCTCGGTGCCGGGCGCGCCGAGCAGGTCGGCGCCGTCGACGTGCAGCGCGTCGAAGAAGAACGGCGTCAACGGCACGTCGCCGCGCGCCCCGCGCGTCGCGACGCGGGCGCCGGTGACCTGGAACGGCCGCGGCCGCCCGTCCGGCGCCAGCGCGATCGCCTCGCCGTCGAGGACGGCGTTCTCGACGGGCAGCGCCAGCGCCACCTCGACCAGCTCCGGCACCCGGGCGGTGACGTCGTCCAGCGTGCGGGTGAACACGCCGACGTCGGTCCCGGACCGGTGCACCTGGACGCGGACGCCGTCGAGCTTCCACTCGAACGCCGCCGTCCCCAGCCGGGCGACCGCGTCGGCGACGTCGGTGGCGGGGGAGGCGAGCATCGGCTGCACCGGTCGGCCCACCTCGAGCCGGAACCCCGCCAGCGCCGGCGCGCCGTGCCGCAGCGCCGCGTCCGCCACCGGCGCCAGCGCGCCGCGCAGCATGACGGCGCGGCGGACGTCGGCGAGCGGCAGCCCGGCGGCCCGCGCGACGGCGTCGGTGACGAGCGACTCCAGCGCGCCCTGGCGCAGCTCGCCGCTCACCAGGCCGCGCAGCAGTCGTTGCTCCGGCTCCGTCGCCCGCGCGAACAGCTCGGCGAGGAGGCGGCGCCGTTCTCCGGTGGAGCCCGAGCCGGAGCAGGCGGCGATCCGGCTGAACGTCAGGTCGACGTCGAGGGGCGTGAGCGCCGGCTCCGGCGCGGGCGGCGGCAGGTCGGCGAGGGAGCGGTGGCCGACGCCGGTACGGCGTTGCGGCAGGTCGCCGGAGAGGTAC from Mycobacteriales bacterium includes:
- a CDS encoding ATP-dependent DNA ligase, which translates into the protein MLLAEVAATSAAVAATSSRTRKVELLSSCLARAAPDDVPVVVAYLSGDLPQRRTGVGHRSLADLPPPAPEPALTPLDVDLTFSRIAACSGSGSTGERRRLLAELFARATEPEQRLLRGLVSGELRQGALESLVTDAVARAAGLPLADVRRAVMLRGALAPVADAALRHGAPALAGFRLEVGRPVQPMLASPATDVADAVARLGTAAFEWKLDGVRVQVHRSGTDVGVFTRTLDDVTARVPELVEVALALPVENAVLDGEAIALAPDGRPRPFQVTGARVATRGARGDVPLTPFFFDALHVDGADLLGAPGTERWAALAAAVPAGLLVPRTVTGDEEAARAFFDDAVGRGHEGVVAKGLDLPYEAGRRGAGWLKVKPRHTLDLVVLAAEWGHGRRRGWLSNLHLGARDPDAGGWVMLGKTFKGLTDELLAWQTGRLLELETSRNARQVFVRPELVVEIAFDGVQTSPRYPGGVALRFARVLRYRDDKPAGEADTIHSVRALHTT
- a CDS encoding sialidase family protein, which produces MRMPSSRRRVALALAGCTLLAVAGLGTTTVAGAAAADHTITVPTSPGEVSAGWEGTIPQGTSVILVGDPLAVCDEADPTKGDRETIQINVPPGLDPTLDVTAVFSMDWNPESQNGGVQDEKLLVLGPDGSVVGESDTGGQTFESASITLVKPGVYTAIACPFQNPAPMPYTGKVEILVSKPTGHPATGVTPPTYAQFTAPKAIAADSGEPSVGYNEKTDATIFMANLNQYKVAFDDAKRTSTWTDVSAPQEGVVTLDPILFTDRKTGRTFVSQLLLICSMAAFTDNDGPPYIQTEGCGGGTVLDHQSIGGGPYPPSLAPAGAAYPHAVYYCAQGAVAALCSRSVNGGLTFDVAIPAIQGECGVLHGHIKVAPNDGTVYLPATNCQGKQGMAVSTDAGLTWTVRSVPDAIAGTSDPSVGVGSDGTVYFGYADGTGKPKIAVSTDRGLTWSPSVDVGVTPHVIRATEFSEVVAGDGDRAAFAFLGTPTDGDFQSPPYGIADEKYVGAAWHMYVATTYDRGKTWTTVDATPGDPVQRGCMWNRGGSSTCRNLLDFNDITIDKIGRVMVAFADGCTNYVRPCAKSLATADNAHEAHGAIVRQLSGKTLYKEFDGTLPGSTTGKDNTGGTGGTGGTGGTGGTGGTGGTGGTGGTGGTPIASTGLPDAVPVAGALLLLLAILPARRRRATR